Proteins encoded by one window of Bacteroidota bacterium:
- a CDS encoding type IX secretion system membrane protein PorP/SprF gives MIRVKLIVLFVAFAFVVQAQQLPHFSQFVINDFVLNPGVTGKNNFFEAKSVVRNQWVGITDAPRTYVLSLHGPIKSKNFGVGGSVFTDITGPTRRTGFNASYAYHLKIKEGLKLGLGVTAGLLQFAIDGSKLNLQNANDVALANGYVNDLIPDFGFGAYLHSEKFYVGVAAPQIYPARLKFFDYTTAGRIVTHFYAIAGYKWNASDDFLVEPMLAVKQVAPVPVQADIGARVSYKKTVWLGTTYRTKDAVNVMVGYNFKENLTIGYSYDITTSNLKRYNTGTHEVLLAIRFYKAETN, from the coding sequence ATGATACGAGTTAAACTGATAGTACTTTTTGTTGCTTTTGCCTTTGTTGTGCAAGCACAGCAGCTACCACACTTTAGTCAGTTTGTGATTAATGATTTTGTGTTAAACCCCGGAGTTACCGGAAAGAATAATTTTTTCGAAGCAAAATCTGTAGTTAGAAACCAATGGGTGGGAATTACCGATGCACCTAGAACTTATGTGTTAAGTTTACACGGACCAATTAAATCCAAAAATTTTGGGGTGGGAGGTTCTGTGTTTACTGATATTACAGGTCCTACACGCAGAACAGGGTTTAACGCATCGTATGCGTACCATCTAAAAATAAAAGAAGGCTTGAAGTTAGGGCTTGGTGTAACAGCCGGGTTGCTGCAATTTGCTATTGATGGCTCAAAATTAAATTTACAAAACGCTAATGATGTGGCTTTGGCGAATGGGTATGTAAATGATTTGATTCCTGATTTTGGTTTTGGGGCGTATTTACATAGCGAAAAATTTTATGTTGGAGTAGCAGCACCACAAATTTATCCGGCTCGACTTAAGTTTTTTGACTATACAACAGCAGGCAGAATAGTTACACATTTCTATGCTATTGCAGGTTATAAGTGGAATGCAAGCGATGATTTTTTAGTAGAACCTATGTTGGCTGTAAAACAAGTAGCCCCAGTGCCTGTGCAAGCAGATATTGGAGCACGTGTTTCGTACAAAAAAACAGTTTGGCTAGGAACTACCTATAGAACCAAAGATGCGGTAAATGTAATGGTTGGTTATAATTTTAAAGAAAACCTTACAATTGGATATTCATACGATATTACTACATCTAATTTAAAACGCTACAATACCGGAACGCACGAAGTATTATTAGCTATTCGGTTTTATAAAGCAGAGACCAATTAA
- a CDS encoding YebC/PmpR family DNA-binding transcriptional regulator gives MGRIFEKRKHKMFARYAKMAKAFTRIGKEIAIAVKQSGPNPDHNPRLRMCIQNAKSVNMPKERVDSAIKRAVSKDEKDYEEITYEGYGPHGIGIVIECATDNPTRTVANIRLCFNRGGGALGKTGSLDFMFERKGIFKIDPAGKNSDDLELELIDFGAEEVYEDEANIIIQTSFSDFGAMQKGLEQLGLTVISAELTRIPNTQTELTPEQEQEVQELIDKIEDDDDVQAVYSNMK, from the coding sequence ATGGGACGTATATTCGAAAAACGTAAACACAAAATGTTTGCTCGCTATGCCAAGATGGCTAAAGCATTTACACGTATAGGCAAGGAAATTGCTATTGCCGTTAAGCAAAGTGGCCCAAACCCGGATCACAATCCACGTTTGCGCATGTGCATTCAAAATGCTAAAAGTGTAAACATGCCTAAAGAGCGAGTAGATTCTGCTATAAAAAGAGCCGTATCAAAAGACGAAAAAGATTATGAAGAAATTACCTATGAAGGATATGGTCCTCATGGAATAGGCATTGTTATTGAGTGTGCAACAGATAATCCAACGCGTACAGTGGCAAATATTCGACTGTGCTTTAATAGAGGTGGTGGTGCGTTGGGGAAAACGGGCTCTTTAGATTTTATGTTTGAACGCAAAGGTATTTTTAAAATAGATCCTGCCGGAAAAAATAGTGATGATTTAGAGCTTGAATTAATTGATTTTGGCGCAGAAGAAGTATATGAAGACGAAGCAAACATAATTATTCAAACTTCGTTTTCTGATTTTGGCGCAATGCAAAAAGGCCTGGAGCAATTAGGACTGACAGTTATTAGTGCCGAATTAACACGAATTCCAAATACACAAACAGAGCTTACACCCGAACAAGAACAAGAGGTGCAAGAGCTTATTGATAAGATAGAAGACGATGATGATGTACAGGCAGTTTACAGCAATATGAAGTAA
- a CDS encoding SulP family inorganic anion transporter, producing the protein MKKYFENIKYDFPAGLVVYLVALPLCLGVASASTGRPDLLFSGIIAGMVGGIVVGILSGSALGVSGPAAGLVVIVLNALTTLGSYEAFLLAVVIAGIIQLIAGFLRAGIIGHYFPSSVIKGMLAAIGITLILKEIPHALGFDKDFMGDESFDQIDGHNTFSDIYYAVVYNSFGAIIISIVSIGLILLFDRPFMKKVQLFKFLPGSLFVVLVGILINQAYAIISPELFLNGEHLVQLPVASTFQQFISFFTTPDFSQFSNINVYKVAFTLAIVASLETLLSVEATDKLDPYKRNTPTNKELKAQGIGNIVSGLIGGLPITQVIVRSSANISSGGRTKLATIIHGAILLVSAILIPRYLNYIPIASLAAILLLVGYKLAKVSLFKGMYKLGADQFIPFVVTVIAILSTDLLKGIAIGMCVAIYFILRKNYKYSYSYKKETHNKDEVIRLVLSEEVSFLNKGSILQTLDHIPPKSKVIIDGSKSNNIDYDVIEIIYDYKKHTAPLRNIQVELIAIPETEKIEAH; encoded by the coding sequence ATGAAAAAATATTTCGAAAATATTAAGTACGATTTCCCTGCGGGGCTTGTTGTTTATCTTGTTGCACTGCCCTTGTGTTTAGGCGTAGCTTCTGCATCAACTGGTCGCCCCGATTTACTTTTCTCCGGAATAATTGCCGGAATGGTAGGGGGTATAGTCGTGGGTATTTTAAGCGGCTCTGCATTAGGTGTGTCGGGGCCTGCTGCGGGCTTAGTTGTTATTGTATTGAATGCACTTACCACACTAGGCAGCTACGAAGCATTTTTATTAGCGGTTGTAATTGCAGGAATTATTCAATTAATTGCAGGATTCCTTCGTGCCGGAATTATAGGGCACTATTTCCCTTCGTCAGTAATTAAGGGTATGTTGGCGGCAATCGGTATTACATTAATCTTAAAAGAAATTCCGCACGCATTAGGTTTCGACAAAGATTTTATGGGGGACGAATCTTTTGACCAAATTGATGGACATAACACTTTTTCTGATATTTATTATGCAGTTGTATATAATAGCTTTGGCGCAATAATTATTTCCATAGTATCTATTGGATTGATCCTTTTGTTTGATAGGCCCTTTATGAAAAAAGTGCAACTGTTTAAATTTTTGCCCGGCTCCTTATTTGTAGTATTAGTAGGTATTTTAATTAATCAAGCGTATGCAATTATTTCCCCTGAATTATTTTTGAATGGGGAGCATTTAGTGCAATTACCCGTTGCTTCTACTTTTCAGCAATTTATAAGTTTTTTCACAACTCCCGACTTTTCACAGTTTTCTAACATAAATGTGTACAAAGTCGCATTCACATTAGCCATTGTAGCAAGCTTGGAAACTCTTTTATCTGTAGAAGCTACCGATAAGTTAGATCCATATAAAAGAAACACACCTACCAATAAAGAACTAAAAGCGCAAGGGATTGGAAATATTGTTTCGGGATTGATAGGTGGTTTACCAATAACACAAGTAATTGTTAGAAGCTCTGCTAATATTAGCTCTGGCGGAAGAACAAAATTAGCAACTATTATACACGGGGCTATTCTGCTGGTCTCCGCTATTTTAATTCCACGGTATTTGAATTATATTCCAATTGCATCCCTAGCAGCAATATTATTGTTAGTAGGTTACAAGTTAGCAAAAGTGTCTCTTTTTAAGGGGATGTACAAATTGGGTGCAGATCAGTTTATCCCTTTTGTGGTAACGGTTATAGCCATCTTATCTACTGATTTATTAAAAGGAATTGCGATAGGAATGTGCGTGGCCATTTACTTCATTTTGCGCAAAAACTATAAATATTCTTACTCTTATAAAAAAGAAACGCACAATAAAGATGAGGTAATCAGATTGGTACTTTCCGAAGAGGTTTCGTTTCTAAACAAAGGAAGCATTTTACAAACATTAGATCATATTCCACCGAAAAGCAAAGTAATTATTGATGGCTCGAAATCGAATAACATTGATTATGATGTAATAGAAATTATTTATGATTACAAAAAACATACCGCCCCTCTTAGAAATATACAGGTTGAATTAATTGCAATCCCCGAAACCGAAAAGATAGAGGCACACTAA
- the can gene encoding carbonate dehydratase, with protein MPKIYQDIFVNNKKWVEEKTTSDPDYFNKLAKGQKPPILWIGCSDSRVPANEITGTQPGEIFVHRNIANMVVHTDMNMLSVLDYAVNVLEVSHVIVCGHYGCGGINAALDNKQVGIIDNWLRHIKDVYRLHKKEIDSIADLEQKRRRLVELNVQEQVLDLIKTSIIQNTWATGRFLQVHGLVYDVANGLLKDLNVTVGDNKEIDGVYKFDFEQII; from the coding sequence ATGCCAAAAATTTATCAAGATATATTCGTAAATAACAAAAAGTGGGTAGAAGAGAAAACGACATCAGACCCTGATTATTTTAACAAACTAGCTAAAGGACAAAAACCTCCCATTTTGTGGATTGGATGTTCCGACAGCAGAGTGCCTGCGAACGAAATTACTGGAACTCAGCCAGGAGAAATATTTGTACACAGAAATATTGCCAACATGGTAGTACACACGGACATGAACATGCTTAGTGTACTTGATTACGCAGTAAATGTTTTAGAGGTAAGCCACGTAATTGTATGCGGACATTATGGTTGTGGCGGTATTAATGCAGCGCTTGATAATAAACAAGTAGGTATAATTGACAACTGGCTTCGACACATAAAAGATGTGTATCGTTTGCATAAAAAAGAAATTGACAGTATTGCCGATTTAGAACAAAAAAGAAGAAGGTTGGTAGAACTGAATGTGCAAGAGCAAGTGCTTGATTTGATAAAAACATCTATAATTCAAAACACATGGGCTACCGGAAGGTTTCTTCAGGTACATGGTTTAGTATATGATGTAGCTAATGGTTTATTGAAAGACTTAAATGTTACCGTTGGAGACAACAAAGAAATAGATGGGGTTTATAAATTTGATTTTGAACAAATAATTTAA
- a CDS encoding RNA polymerase sigma factor, with protein sequence MTIEEYNTCVDNFSDGIYRFILKNAKDTDKAKDIVQDTFEKLWNKVLDVDFSKAKSYLFTTAYHTFIDQVRREKKQGDWEEAPLQSLTHTKQYSDLKHILEDALNKLPDIQKSVLMLRDYEGYNYQEIGEITSLTEAQVKVYIFRARTFLKNYIGSIENVL encoded by the coding sequence ATGACTATTGAGGAGTACAATACATGTGTAGATAATTTCTCGGACGGCATTTACCGGTTTATCCTTAAAAACGCCAAGGATACCGATAAAGCCAAGGATATTGTGCAAGACACTTTTGAGAAGCTTTGGAACAAGGTGTTGGATGTAGATTTTTCAAAGGCAAAATCGTATTTGTTTACAACCGCATACCACACATTTATTGATCAAGTAAGAAGAGAGAAAAAACAAGGAGATTGGGAAGAAGCGCCATTACAAAGTCTTACCCACACAAAACAATATTCCGATTTAAAACACATACTAGAGGATGCGTTAAATAAACTTCCGGATATTCAAAAATCTGTACTAATGCTGCGTGATTATGAAGGGTACAACTACCAAGAGATTGGAGAGATAACCTCATTAACAGAAGCGCAAGTAAAGGTATATATTTTTAGAGCACGAACTTTTTTGAAAAATTATATTGGCAGTATAGAAAACGTATTATAA
- a CDS encoding DUF2807 domain-containing protein encodes MKNLIPAAFLTLGLLLHAKAQTASFTKVHLNGNVDVVVEQSDSFLVAINASENNAPKIKTTISNEGVLTITTDAGIKTSEKASILIKVPKLNELEINGSGNIKSKGTLTTDNIALITKSTGSMDLNIKASEINATIHSIGVIKLAGETSVLNTEITGVGSIDAFELQSNKTKVSISGAGSAQVQAKDKLEASVSGVGSVVYKGTPSEKIIEVSGLGAVKSKETKEMVRNPGTKFNFFNKQITVEDDEIEGEEEKKYEYDAGDFKHWRGIGFGINGYMRDASFVLPGGYPYLELDYAKSFSFSWNVIERQMRLTKNAPNVNLFWGVGFEWNSYALQNNYRLRPSNWKPEGNVILDAPPLTLGADYEATDVFTKNKLKTVFVKVPLMLEINSSSNPDKNFHVAAGVIGGYRLAAKTKIKYEKNNDEKKEVVKNDYFINPFRVEAAFRIGYKHNTLFANYALTSLFQDTKGPELNPFTIGIHRSI; translated from the coding sequence ATGAAAAACTTAATTCCCGCAGCATTTTTAACACTAGGATTATTGTTACATGCAAAAGCACAAACAGCCAGTTTTACTAAAGTACATTTGAATGGCAACGTAGATGTGGTAGTTGAACAATCGGACAGTTTTTTAGTTGCAATTAATGCTTCTGAAAATAACGCACCTAAGATAAAAACTACCATTTCTAACGAAGGTGTACTTACAATAACAACGGATGCAGGCATTAAAACATCTGAGAAAGCAAGTATATTAATAAAAGTGCCTAAGCTAAACGAACTAGAAATTAACGGTTCGGGTAATATTAAAAGTAAAGGAACATTAACGACCGACAATATTGCGCTTATTACAAAATCAACCGGCTCTATGGATTTAAACATAAAGGCCTCAGAAATAAATGCAACCATACATTCCATTGGGGTAATAAAACTTGCAGGAGAAACCTCTGTGTTAAATACTGAGATAACGGGTGTAGGCAGTATTGATGCGTTTGAGCTTCAATCAAACAAAACAAAAGTTTCAATATCGGGTGCTGGTTCTGCACAGGTGCAGGCTAAAGATAAGCTAGAGGCGTCCGTATCGGGTGTAGGTTCGGTTGTATACAAAGGAACTCCTTCCGAAAAAATAATTGAGGTAAGTGGTCTAGGTGCAGTAAAATCGAAAGAAACAAAAGAGATGGTAAGAAACCCAGGTACAAAATTTAATTTTTTCAACAAACAAATTACTGTAGAAGATGATGAAATTGAGGGTGAAGAAGAAAAGAAGTATGAGTACGATGCAGGCGATTTTAAACATTGGAGAGGGATTGGATTTGGTATAAATGGATACATGAGAGATGCATCATTCGTGCTTCCTGGAGGATATCCATATTTAGAATTAGATTATGCAAAATCGTTTTCTTTTAGTTGGAATGTCATAGAAAGACAAATGCGCTTAACAAAGAATGCTCCTAATGTAAACTTGTTTTGGGGTGTTGGATTTGAATGGAACTCATATGCTTTGCAAAATAATTATAGATTAAGACCATCAAACTGGAAACCCGAAGGAAACGTTATATTAGACGCACCTCCATTAACTTTAGGTGCGGATTACGAAGCAACGGACGTGTTTACTAAAAATAAATTGAAAACAGTTTTTGTGAAAGTTCCTTTAATGCTCGAAATAAATTCATCATCTAATCCTGATAAAAATTTCCATGTAGCAGCCGGAGTAATTGGCGGGTACCGCCTTGCAGCAAAAACAAAAATTAAATACGAAAAGAATAATGATGAAAAAAAGGAAGTCGTGAAAAATGATTATTTCATAAATCCATTCCGTGTGGAGGCAGCTTTCCGAATTGGATACAAGCATAACACCTTATTTGCCAACTATGCTTTAACATCTTTATTTCAAGACACAAAGGGTCCCGAATTAAATCCATTTACAATAGGGATACACAGAAGTATATAA